From Helicobacter sp. MIT 05-5293, one genomic window encodes:
- a CDS encoding outer membrane beta-barrel protein, translated as MKKIILSVALSASLLSVASAQSSGLFVGINAGVPITTPTYGPALQTMKSLLPTTGTGWAIGLDLGYRQALSNNMGLRYYLSYNYNQSKGSKDNGLAGKAEADINQHLITANIDYWVNFTRAFGAYIGIGVGYQQYNPTWKIGGVVPMPTEAKGGLAVPLNVGLTYNFNDAHQILLGAKIPLLGFDYQITQPVIGDVKAATLRTYIVQVGYNLTF; from the coding sequence ATGAAAAAGATAATATTATCAGTCGCGTTGAGTGCGAGTTTATTAAGCGTAGCAAGTGCTCAAAGCAGCGGTTTGTTTGTGGGAATCAATGCAGGTGTGCCTATCACCACACCTACTTATGGTCCTGCTTTGCAAACAATGAAGAGTTTATTACCTACAACCGGAACTGGTTGGGCAATAGGCTTAGATTTAGGTTACAGACAGGCATTAAGCAACAATATGGGGTTACGCTATTACCTTTCTTACAATTACAATCAAAGTAAAGGTTCTAAAGATAATGGTCTAGCGGGAAAAGCAGAAGCTGATATTAATCAACATCTTATTACTGCAAATATCGATTATTGGGTAAATTTCACTCGCGCTTTTGGCGCATATATCGGTATCGGTGTAGGTTATCAACAATATAATCCTACTTGGAAAATAGGCGGGGTTGTTCCTATGCCTACCGAAGCTAAAGGAGGTCTTGCCGTGCCTTTAAATGTCGGGCTAACTTATAATTTCAATGATGCACATCAGATTCTACTCGGAGCAAAAATTCCTTTACTAGGTTTTGATTATCAAATTACACAACCTGTTATAGGAGATGTAAAAGCAGCTACACTCCGCACTTACATCGTGCAAGTGGGCTACAATCTTACATTCTAA
- a CDS encoding RDD family protein: MAKTKRWREVKKSPSSKQPDLPKGIFGGMPLKAKLQSIYATERIKAFITDMFMINMPILYLTTYIFLDGKDAFTQNQSAILACGLCYGIIIALFLAFSAQTPGYRYMRIKLLKDDEQKVGFIRAFVRYLLWIVGTTFLFGLVMGILRRDGKCFHDWLCSTQIFPVLESDKSSKS, from the coding sequence ATGGCAAAAACCAAAAGGTGGCGTGAAGTCAAAAAATCCCCTTCTTCCAAGCAGCCTGACTTACCCAAAGGTATTTTCGGCGGAATGCCCCTCAAAGCAAAACTCCAAAGCATTTACGCCACAGAGAGAATCAAAGCATTTATCACTGATATGTTTATGATCAATATGCCTATTTTGTATCTCACGACTTATATTTTTCTCGATGGCAAGGACGCTTTCACACAGAATCAAAGTGCGATTTTGGCTTGCGGCTTGTGCTATGGAATCATCATCGCTTTATTTTTAGCATTTTCCGCACAAACGCCCGGTTATCGATATATGCGCATCAAACTCCTTAAAGATGATGAGCAAAAAGTCGGCTTCATACGCGCTTTTGTGCGCTATCTTTTATGGATTGTGGGGACGACTTTTCTCTTTGGCTTAGTTATGGGAATACTTCGCCGTGATGGCAAATGCTTCCACGATTGGCTTTGTAGCACACAAATTTTCCCTGTTTTAGAATCTGATAAATCTTCTAAAAGCTAA
- the pyrE gene encoding orotate phosphoribosyltransferase, with protein sequence MDIEKYYTQANALLKGHFLLSSGNHSDHYLQSAKVLENPKIAQELATALAQQINAAKIQIDCVCSPAIGGILAGYELARALGVRFIFTERVEGRMTLRRGFQVSLGEKILICEDIITTGGSALESAQCVEFEGGEVVAYAGLANRGFCKRVGSSLPRKPEARLPEHIPFFALEDFVFNMYDPKDCPLCKQGQEAIKPGSRGN encoded by the coding sequence ATGGACATTGAAAAATACTATACCCAAGCAAACGCGCTTTTAAAGGGTCATTTTCTACTTAGCAGCGGGAATCACTCGGATCATTATTTACAATCCGCCAAAGTGCTTGAGAATCCAAAAATCGCACAAGAACTTGCCACTGCCCTAGCACAACAAATCAATGCAGCAAAGATTCAGATTGATTGTGTTTGTTCTCCGGCGATTGGTGGCATCTTAGCCGGATATGAACTCGCACGAGCATTGGGGGTGCGATTTATTTTCACCGAACGCGTAGAGGGGAGAATGACTCTAAGGAGAGGCTTTCAAGTCTCATTAGGAGAGAAGATTCTCATTTGTGAAGACATCATCACTACTGGTGGCTCTGCTTTAGAATCTGCGCAATGTGTAGAATTTGAAGGTGGAGAAGTAGTCGCTTATGCAGGCTTAGCAAATCGTGGCTTTTGTAAAAGAGTAGGCTCATCACTCCCTCGCAAACCCGAAGCAAGACTGCCCGAACATATTCCCTTTTTTGCATTAGAAGATTTTGTATTCAATATGTATGATCCCAAAGATTGCCCACTTTGCAAACAAGGACAAGAAGCGATTAAGCCCGGTAGTCGCGGCAATTAA
- a CDS encoding DUF2147 domain-containing protein: MRKLLKYSIIVFLFGQCFAQDLVGYYMTHKGESGRQAIVEFFKKDNKYYAYGFANLDGAPPKKDIHNENPALRDRIDKTTVFIFDLVRDGSSNTYKDGRVYNFDTGKIYYAKITLKDNGLELRGSVDKMGLVGETKVWRRLSDEEIKHWLPEKPDFAPVEASIKDYQ; encoded by the coding sequence ATGCGTAAATTGTTGAAATATAGTATCATTGTTTTTTTGTTTGGTCAATGTTTTGCCCAAGATTTGGTAGGGTATTATATGACACATAAGGGTGAGAGTGGGCGACAGGCGATTGTGGAGTTTTTCAAAAAGGACAATAAATACTATGCTTATGGTTTTGCGAATCTTGACGGAGCTCCTCCTAAGAAAGACATACACAATGAGAATCCAGCTCTAAGAGATCGTATTGATAAAACAACGGTGTTTATTTTTGATCTTGTGCGTGATGGTTCAAGTAATACTTACAAAGATGGCAGAGTCTATAATTTTGATACCGGTAAAATTTACTATGCCAAAATCACTCTCAAAGATAATGGTTTAGAATTGCGAGGGAGCGTTGATAAAATGGGTTTGGTAGGTGAAACAAAAGTTTGGAGACGCTTGAGTGATGAAGAGATTAAACATTGGTTACCCGAAAAGCCGGATTTTGCTCCTGTCGAGGCAAGCATCAAAGATTATCAATAA
- a CDS encoding UvrD-helicase domain-containing protein — translation MEEKIQNHIELALQQLNPAQREAAQHIDGAMLILAGAGSGKTKTLTTRLAYLIDEVGIPASSTLTLTFTNKAAQEMRDRALGLLEHSRSMPPPLLCTFHRFGLMFLRLYIDRLSRLSNFIVLDTEDKRAIIKDLSKKLPTSQFDYYISNMKNASLSPEESKAYIANEKDALLHRIYQEYEAFLLSKNLLDFDDLLYLTFKILDTCEDIAQNISQKYQYIMVDEYQDTNEIQYKILKRLALTHQNLCVVGDDDQSIYGWRGANVHNILNFSKQFDNVKVVKLEENYRSSTQILDAANKLISHNHNRLGKILHSVKGEGEAVRVIENEDETSEAQKVAQEIRGLLDQGVKASEIAILFRVNALSRSIEEGLNRAKIPYKLIGAMRFYERSEIKDLLSYLRLLVNLDDDFSFMRIVNRPKRGIGKITQNKLTALAQSLQKSCIACVRENPLETAQQIGEKNYQVIKEFIDQLLGWQILAKDRLEDLIEEMENNLHFEFSILDEVDREGNINEFYALFREYAMKNPRSHLEDFLNDLALSNATDEIEGEAVYCMSVHSAKGLEFQHLYIIGFEEGFFPLIRGEDEGDIEEERRLGYVAFTRAKDFLNISYAKSRFYRGKRERMRKSRFLKESNNMRDSHYSLDSNKESDADVKYCKGMKVQHKIFGIGIVQHIQGKGSQCQLQINFAGLERKILASFVQIVES, via the coding sequence ATGGAAGAGAAGATTCAAAATCATATCGAACTTGCTCTCCAACAGCTCAATCCCGCCCAAAGAGAAGCAGCGCAACACATTGACGGGGCGATGCTGATTCTTGCAGGTGCAGGGAGTGGGAAAACAAAAACGCTCACCACGCGTTTGGCATATTTGATAGATGAGGTGGGTATCCCTGCAAGCTCGACATTGACATTGACTTTTACAAATAAAGCCGCACAAGAGATGCGAGATAGGGCTTTGGGATTACTGGAGCATTCTCGCAGTATGCCACCGCCTTTGCTCTGCACTTTTCACAGATTCGGATTGATGTTTTTACGATTATATATTGATAGGCTTTCGCGTTTGTCAAACTTTATCGTGCTTGATACGGAAGATAAACGAGCCATTATTAAGGATTTGTCCAAGAAATTACCCACTTCGCAATTTGATTACTATATCTCAAATATGAAAAATGCTTCTCTCTCACCCGAAGAAAGTAAGGCATATATTGCAAACGAAAAAGATGCGTTGCTTCATCGGATTTATCAAGAATATGAAGCATTTTTGCTCTCTAAGAATCTGCTTGATTTTGATGATTTGCTTTATCTTACTTTTAAGATTCTTGATACTTGTGAGGATATTGCTCAAAATATCAGCCAAAAATATCAATACATTATGGTCGATGAATATCAAGACACTAATGAGATTCAGTATAAAATCTTAAAGCGTCTTGCCCTCACTCATCAGAATCTCTGTGTTGTGGGAGACGATGATCAAAGTATTTATGGTTGGCGTGGTGCAAATGTTCACAATATTCTCAATTTTTCTAAGCAATTTGATAATGTTAAGGTTGTCAAGCTTGAAGAAAATTACCGCTCAAGCACACAAATACTTGATGCAGCGAATAAACTCATCAGTCATAATCATAACAGGCTTGGTAAGATTCTCCATAGTGTGAAAGGTGAGGGCGAAGCAGTGCGTGTGATTGAAAACGAAGATGAGACAAGCGAGGCGCAAAAAGTCGCACAAGAAATCAGAGGTTTGCTTGATCAAGGCGTAAAAGCAAGTGAAATTGCCATTCTTTTTCGTGTGAATGCGTTGTCAAGAAGTATTGAAGAAGGGCTTAATCGTGCAAAGATTCCCTATAAATTAATCGGTGCGATGAGATTCTATGAGCGGTCAGAAATCAAAGATTTGCTTAGTTATTTGCGTCTTCTTGTGAATCTTGATGATGATTTTTCTTTTATGCGCATTGTTAATCGTCCTAAACGCGGTATTGGCAAGATTACTCAAAATAAACTCACTGCCTTAGCGCAAAGTTTGCAGAAGTCTTGTATAGCGTGTGTGCGAGAGAATCCTTTAGAGACAGCACAACAGATTGGAGAGAAAAATTATCAAGTGATTAAGGAATTTATTGACCAGCTTTTAGGTTGGCAGATTCTTGCTAAGGACCGCTTGGAAGATTTGATTGAAGAGATGGAAAATAATCTACATTTTGAATTCAGCATACTTGATGAAGTCGATAGAGAGGGCAATATTAACGAGTTTTATGCTCTCTTTCGAGAATATGCAATGAAGAATCCACGAAGTCATTTGGAAGATTTTTTAAATGATCTTGCATTGAGTAATGCAACCGATGAGATTGAGGGTGAGGCAGTGTATTGTATGAGTGTGCATTCTGCAAAGGGATTGGAATTTCAACATCTTTACATTATTGGCTTTGAGGAAGGGTTTTTTCCTTTGATAAGGGGTGAAGATGAGGGTGATATTGAAGAAGAAAGGCGGTTAGGCTATGTAGCTTTTACGCGAGCGAAAGATTTTTTGAATATCTCTTATGCTAAAAGTCGATTTTATCGTGGTAAGCGAGAAAGAATGCGCAAATCACGATTTTTAAAAGAATCAAACAATATGCGAGATTCTCATTATTCTTTAGATTCTAACAAAGAATCAGACGCAGATGTCAAGTATTGCAAGGGTATGAAAGTGCAGCATAAAATCTTTGGCATAGGTATTGTGCAACACATACAAGGCAAGGGTAGTCAGTGTCAGCTTCAGATTAATTTTGCGGGATTAGAACGCAAGATTTTGGCTTCATTTGTGCAGATTGTGGAAAGCTAA
- the flgA gene encoding flagellar basal body P-ring formation chaperone FlgA — protein sequence MRFYCLKLCAFVLMIFGACYAQESIQNYDIPPKQLFLAKHYGVSHSEVYSTDIFPKIQKHFKIATIPPDRFTLRLKSVDVKLIFARYGYDLSFEDIFVEFEFVSDMRESAPLEFLEKMYIQYYGDNIEIKQIQLRPLHDLPKHYTPDDYDFNTSALKKNSGTFVMKYHTSSANKQATFLYQIHASLKVVKSTQNISINENLTLQNTKIALIDFEKNRGDLMTPDDVGNSGAKSYIRADLVITKDKIKPRIIVKKGDKIVVSSRQEGVLMEAVLIAKQNAIQNEIINAQNPISGKIIRVKITNEGKGEIL from the coding sequence GTGCGTTTTTATTGTTTGAAATTATGTGCATTCGTTTTGATGATTTTTGGTGCGTGTTACGCGCAAGAATCGATTCAAAATTATGACATTCCTCCCAAACAGCTTTTTTTGGCAAAGCACTATGGGGTTTCTCATTCAGAGGTTTATTCTACAGATATTTTTCCTAAGATTCAAAAACATTTCAAAATCGCTACGATTCCGCCAGATCGTTTTACATTACGACTTAAGAGTGTCGATGTAAAGTTGATTTTTGCGCGGTATGGGTATGATCTAAGCTTTGAAGATATTTTTGTAGAATTTGAATTTGTGAGTGATATGCGTGAAAGTGCGCCTTTAGAATTTCTTGAAAAAATGTATATCCAGTATTATGGAGATAATATTGAGATTAAACAGATTCAGTTGCGTCCATTGCATGATTTGCCAAAGCATTATACGCCTGATGATTATGATTTCAATACAAGTGCCTTAAAAAAAAATAGTGGCACTTTTGTGATGAAATATCACACATCTTCTGCAAATAAGCAAGCTACTTTTCTTTATCAGATTCACGCTTCACTTAAAGTCGTTAAAAGCACACAAAATATTAGTATCAATGAGAATCTAACCTTGCAAAATACGAAAATTGCCCTGATTGACTTTGAAAAAAACAGAGGCGATTTGATGACACCTGATGATGTGGGTAATAGCGGGGCAAAGAGTTATATTCGTGCCGATTTAGTAATCACAAAGGATAAAATCAAGCCCAGAATTATCGTCAAAAAAGGTGATAAAATTGTCGTTTCAAGTCGTCAAGAGGGTGTGCTGATGGAGGCAGTGCTGATTGCTAAACAAAATGCAATTCAAAATGAAATCATTAATGCCCAAAATCCTATCAGTGGAAAAATCATTCGTGTGAAAATCACCAATGAGGGTAAAGGTGAGATTTTATAG
- a CDS encoding UbiX family flavin prenyltransferase produces MRTDIKKIVIGISGASGVHLGLKLIQSLPESMELFIIISEGAKEVAYHENKKDIKKELEILLQGRSFYIFDENEMSSCIASGSFGIDAMAIVPTSMNLLAKIANGLCDDLLSRCASVMLKERRILLLAPREMPLSAIALEQMSKLAQLGVIIAPPIVAYYAKAQDIDSMEFFFIGKWLDALGIQNNLYKRWENLYTNTSIKR; encoded by the coding sequence ATGCGCACAGACATCAAAAAAATAGTAATAGGTATTAGTGGGGCAAGTGGTGTCCATTTAGGACTTAAATTAATCCAATCTTTACCAGAATCTATGGAGCTTTTTATTATCATTAGTGAGGGTGCGAAAGAGGTCGCCTATCATGAAAATAAAAAAGACATCAAAAAAGAGCTTGAGATTCTCTTACAAGGCAGGTCATTTTATATTTTTGATGAAAATGAAATGAGCAGTTGCATTGCTTCAGGGAGTTTTGGAATCGATGCGATGGCGATTGTGCCGACAAGTATGAATCTTCTTGCAAAGATTGCTAATGGGTTATGTGATGATTTGCTTTCGCGTTGTGCGAGTGTGATGCTGAAAGAAAGGCGCATTCTTTTACTTGCTCCGCGTGAAATGCCTCTAAGTGCGATTGCATTAGAGCAAATGTCTAAGCTTGCGCAGCTTGGCGTGATTATCGCCCCACCTATTGTGGCGTATTATGCAAAGGCACAAGATATAGATTCTATGGAGTTTTTCTTTATCGGTAAGTGGCTTGATGCACTAGGGATTCAGAATAATCTTTATAAGCGTTGGGAGAATCTTTATACAAACACATCAATAAAAAGGTAA
- the coaD gene encoding pantetheine-phosphate adenylyltransferase produces MRKLAIYPGTFDPITNGHLDIIKRSVEIFDKVIVAIAKSNAKNPMFSLEQRKEMLCLSTNTMPNVEVEGFENLLADFAKQKGAKMLIRGLRAVSDFEYELQMGYANASLNANLETIYFMPTLQNAFISSSVVRSIIEHNGEFGHLVPKSVYGYIQMLRETHR; encoded by the coding sequence ATGAGAAAGTTAGCAATTTATCCGGGCACTTTTGATCCTATTACAAATGGACATTTGGACATTATCAAACGTTCTGTGGAGATTTTTGATAAAGTCATTGTTGCCATTGCCAAATCTAATGCTAAAAATCCAATGTTTTCTCTTGAACAACGCAAAGAAATGCTTTGTCTTAGCACTAATACAATGCCTAATGTCGAGGTAGAAGGTTTTGAGAATCTCCTTGCGGATTTTGCAAAACAAAAAGGTGCAAAAATGCTTATTAGAGGTTTGCGTGCGGTGAGCGATTTTGAATATGAATTACAAATGGGCTATGCTAATGCGTCTTTAAACGCAAATCTTGAGACTATTTATTTTATGCCAACCTTGCAAAATGCGTTTATTAGCTCTTCTGTGGTGCGTTCTATCATCGAACATAACGGAGAATTTGGGCATTTAGTGCCAAAAAGTGTGTATGGGTATATCCAAATGCTTCGCGAAACACACAGATAA
- the tmk gene encoding dTMP kinase translates to MYVAIEGIDTCGKSTQIELLKACYPDATFTKEPGGSALGEQIRNLILYPSHNAPLDSRAELFLFLADRAQHYHEVLSHHRHTQTLVISDRSLVSGIAYAKDVDKEWNLALNIFALREMLPDLVVILKLDRDTLCDRMRQKSHDHIESRGIDYMLTIQDQFISIVQMMKVKFVVLDAKQSQEVILERICAEIGNLM, encoded by the coding sequence ATGTATGTTGCGATTGAAGGCATAGATACTTGTGGTAAAAGCACACAGATTGAACTTTTAAAGGCGTGTTATCCTGATGCGACTTTTACAAAAGAGCCCGGCGGTAGTGCGTTAGGAGAGCAGATTCGGAATCTGATATTGTATCCTTCGCATAATGCGCCACTTGATTCTCGTGCAGAATTATTTTTGTTTCTCGCTGATAGGGCGCAACATTATCACGAAGTCTTGTCTCATCATCGGCATACACAAACGCTTGTGATTTCTGATAGGAGTTTAGTCTCTGGAATCGCGTATGCAAAAGATGTCGATAAAGAATGGAATCTTGCTTTGAACATTTTTGCCTTGCGTGAGATGTTGCCGGATTTAGTTGTGATTCTAAAACTTGATAGGGATACGCTTTGTGATCGTATGCGTCAAAAATCACATGATCATATCGAATCACGGGGTATAGATTATATGCTTACAATTCAAGATCAATTTATCTCTATCGTGCAAATGATGAAAGTAAAGTTTGTCGTTCTTGATGCAAAGCAAAGTCAAGAAGTGATTTTGGAGCGCATTTGTGCGGAGATTGGAAACTTGATGTAA
- a CDS encoding phosphoribosyltransferase family protein has translation MCGDWKLDVMKCLVCGAFSWKAICAVCLEQVPLTPRHRILSYDTKVYSFYRYDDVAYLMQSKYHLVGSRILRCLSQKAAKYFFAQGELPFKADAIALDDYPYTFYSHTGVILKTFADASQGKLTPIFGSLKARNNVKYAGQSLAFRQSHPKKFDYNGKSQDVVIFDDIITTGTSLNEAIAVLHKHQSRVLFCLTLCDAKA, from the coding sequence TTGTGCGGAGATTGGAAACTTGATGTAATGAAATGTCTAGTGTGTGGGGCTTTTAGCTGGAAAGCGATTTGTGCAGTATGCTTAGAGCAAGTCCCGCTCACGCCTCGCCACAGAATCTTATCCTACGATACTAAAGTTTATAGTTTTTACCGATACGATGATGTAGCGTATTTGATGCAGTCAAAATATCATTTAGTAGGCTCACGGATTTTGCGATGCCTCTCACAAAAGGCTGCAAAGTATTTTTTTGCACAAGGAGAGTTGCCTTTTAAAGCAGATGCCATTGCTCTTGATGATTATCCTTATACTTTTTACTCTCATACCGGCGTGATTCTTAAAACCTTTGCTGATGCGAGTCAGGGTAAACTCACGCCCATTTTTGGCTCTCTTAAGGCACGAAATAATGTCAAATATGCGGGGCAAAGTCTTGCGTTTCGGCAATCCCACCCTAAGAAATTTGACTATAATGGTAAAAGTCAAGATGTAGTGATTTTTGATGATATTATCACGACAGGCACGAGCCTTAATGAGGCAATTGCAGTTTTGCATAAACATCAATCTCGTGTGCTTTTTTGTCTCACATTATGCGATGCAAAAGCATAG
- a CDS encoding c-type cytochrome, with translation MKKSILFMSIFVLYGLLNAEEILQDSESSAPVFSQNEYGKNLYENPRGIACNKCHGQKGEGGKIADYKHKGVNKILFAPQINNVEFSVFQRALNKQKGVMPQYYLTDEEITAIYMYLYQP, from the coding sequence ATGAAGAAAAGTATTTTATTTATGAGCATATTTGTGCTTTATGGTCTTTTAAACGCAGAAGAAATTCTTCAAGATTCAGAATCTTCTGCTCCTGTTTTCTCGCAAAATGAATACGGCAAAAATCTTTATGAGAATCCACGCGGTATTGCTTGCAATAAATGTCATGGGCAAAAAGGTGAAGGAGGCAAAATTGCAGACTATAAACATAAGGGTGTGAATAAAATACTTTTTGCCCCGCAAATTAATAATGTCGAATTTAGTGTCTTCCAACGCGCTCTTAATAAACAAAAAGGTGTGATGCCTCAATATTATCTGACCGATGAAGAAATCACTGCGATTTATATGTATCTGTATCAGCCCTAA
- the folD gene encoding bifunctional methylenetetrahydrofolate dehydrogenase/methenyltetrahydrofolate cyclohydrolase FolD: protein MTLLDGKSLSAKIEKDLAVEIQKISEKGITPGLAVILVGNDPASCAYVGMKAKACKRVGIYSVTHEMPSTITQDELLSVIDILNHNPNIDGILVQLPLPKHIDSEKILEAIDPKKDVDGFHPFNIGRLSANLDAFIPATPLGVMRLLKAYEIEVSGKDVAIVGMSNIVGKPLASLMLNAGATVSLCHILTRDVAAYTRNADIVCVGVGKVGLITADMVKQGAIVIDIGINRLDSGAIVGDVDFANVAPKTSYITPVPGGVGPMTIATLLQNTLKAAKNRSDSRKGI, encoded by the coding sequence ATGACATTACTTGATGGCAAATCTTTGAGTGCAAAAATCGAAAAAGATTTGGCAGTAGAAATTCAAAAAATCTCTGAAAAGGGTATCACACCCGGACTTGCAGTGATTTTGGTTGGCAATGATCCCGCAAGTTGTGCTTATGTGGGTATGAAGGCAAAGGCTTGCAAACGTGTAGGAATCTATTCAGTAACACATGAAATGCCCTCTACAATCACTCAAGATGAACTTTTATCCGTGATTGATATATTAAATCATAATCCTAATATTGATGGTATATTGGTGCAATTGCCCTTACCTAAGCATATTGATAGTGAAAAGATTCTCGAAGCAATTGATCCTAAAAAAGATGTCGATGGATTCCACCCTTTCAATATCGGGCGTTTGAGCGCGAATCTTGATGCTTTTATCCCTGCTACACCATTGGGTGTGATGAGACTTCTTAAGGCTTATGAGATTGAAGTAAGCGGTAAAGATGTCGCGATTGTCGGTATGAGTAATATCGTAGGCAAACCTTTGGCAAGTTTGATGCTTAATGCAGGTGCGACCGTGAGTTTGTGCCATATCCTTACGCGTGATGTCGCTGCCTACACGAGAAATGCGGATATTGTGTGTGTGGGAGTGGGCAAAGTCGGACTGATTACTGCTGATATGGTAAAGCAAGGAGCAATTGTTATAGACATTGGAATTAATCGTTTAGATTCTGGAGCAATTGTCGGTGATGTGGATTTTGCTAATGTCGCTCCTAAGACAAGCTATATCACGCCTGTTCCCGGAGGCGTTGGACCAATGACGATTGCTACTCTTTTGCAGAATACACTTAAAGCTGCCAAAAATCGTTCGGATTCACGCAAAGGGATATAA
- the lepB gene encoding signal peptidase I, protein MFKKIFQSIWAFVSSWVGTIIIVLFLIFFIMQAFVIPTRSMVGTLYEGDFLFVKKFSYGIPTPVIPWLEWKILPDFNGDGHLITGKRPKRGDVVVFVPPHLEKIYYVKRTFAVGGDEVIFDESGFYLRPFEGDEYIKEHYSGYVLVEKLGKLFVKEPYMGEHPGIFYQDMYQDMRTGEIYLSDDEGKLYQKVCVSSSQEGRNIGDGEEYCDLWKREYTDKNPSELVVNHNSAYNRMLSMNPFSLSMNRISDSASKIGNMFYKKIDDDEFFMIGDNRNNSQDSRFWGSVPYKNIIGTPWFIYFSINQANSQESRADEDTYKRYTIRWERMFQSVGSLEKHMREAMPK, encoded by the coding sequence ATGTTTAAAAAAATTTTTCAATCAATATGGGCTTTTGTTTCAAGTTGGGTAGGCACGATTATTATTGTTTTGTTTTTGATTTTTTTCATAATGCAGGCTTTTGTGATTCCTACTCGTTCTATGGTAGGGACACTTTATGAGGGTGATTTTTTGTTTGTCAAAAAATTCAGTTATGGTATCCCCACACCCGTTATTCCATGGCTTGAATGGAAAATTTTGCCTGATTTTAATGGTGATGGGCATCTTATCACGGGTAAGCGTCCTAAACGCGGTGATGTCGTTGTATTTGTCCCACCTCATTTAGAAAAAATCTATTATGTCAAACGCACTTTTGCAGTGGGTGGTGATGAGGTGATTTTTGATGAAAGCGGGTTTTATTTGCGACCTTTTGAGGGAGACGAGTATATCAAAGAGCATTATTCGGGCTATGTCCTTGTGGAAAAGCTTGGCAAACTTTTTGTAAAAGAGCCTTATATGGGAGAACACCCGGGTATTTTTTATCAAGATATGTATCAAGATATGCGCACAGGTGAGATATATTTAAGTGATGATGAAGGGAAACTTTACCAAAAAGTATGCGTGTCAAGCAGCCAAGAAGGCAGAAATATTGGCGATGGTGAAGAATATTGTGATTTATGGAAGCGTGAATATACCGATAAGAATCCTAGCGAGCTTGTTGTCAATCACAATAGTGCTTATAACAGAATGTTGAGTATGAATCCTTTTTCTTTGAGTATGAATAGAATCAGCGATAGTGCGTCAAAAATCGGCAATATGTTTTATAAAAAGATTGATGATGATGAGTTTTTTATGATTGGGGATAATCGCAATAATAGTCAAGATTCTCGATTTTGGGGCAGTGTGCCTTATAAAAACATTATCGGCACGCCTTGGTTTATTTATTTTAGTATCAATCAAGCCAATAGTCAGGAATCTCGCGCCGATGAAGATACTTATAAACGCTATACGATTCGATGGGAGCGAATGTTTCAATCTGTGGGATCTTTGGAAAAGCATATGCGTGAAGCAATGCCAAAGTAA
- the rpiB gene encoding ribose 5-phosphate isomerase B, with protein MVYIIGTDHAGVNLRDFIKQYLQSKGFEVIDLAPTDTQRVDYPDFAQKVCEKMREYDDARGILVCGSGIGMSIAANRYEYIRAALCTDAYMAKMARAHNDANVLCMGERISGIGEVESILEAFIDTPFEGGRHLARISKLKSH; from the coding sequence ATGGTTTATATCATTGGGACAGATCACGCAGGCGTGAATCTTCGGGATTTTATTAAACAATATTTGCAAAGCAAAGGTTTTGAAGTGATTGACCTTGCTCCAACTGATACGCAAAGAGTGGATTATCCAGATTTTGCTCAAAAAGTGTGTGAAAAGATGCGTGAATATGACGATGCGCGAGGGATTCTCGTCTGTGGAAGTGGGATTGGAATGAGCATTGCTGCTAATCGTTACGAGTATATTCGTGCTGCACTTTGCACCGATGCGTATATGGCGAAAATGGCACGAGCTCATAATGATGCTAATGTGCTTTGTATGGGCGAACGAATCAGTGGTATAGGCGAAGTCGAATCGATACTTGAAGCATTTATCGATACGCCTTTTGAAGGTGGTAGGCATTTGGCAAGAATTTCTAAGCTTAAATCGCATTAG